The genomic window GCCTCGCGGGCGACCCGCAGGCCCAGCTCGTCGAAGGGGATCGCCGGGTTCAGCTCCTCGGCGTGCAGGCTCGGCGGCACCGTGCGGTGCCGCAGCGCGAGCAGCAGCTTGAACAGGCCCGCCATGCCCGCGCAGGCCTCCAGGTGCCCGATGTTGGTCTTGATCGAGCCGATGTGCAGCGGGTCGTCCGAGCCGCGCTTGCCGCCCAGGATCTCGCCGATGGCGGTCGCCTCGATCGGGTCGCCGCGACCGGTGCCGGTGCCGTGCGCCTCGATGTACGAGGGGGCGCCGACGGGGTGCTCGCCGCCGAGGTAGGCGCGGGTGAGCAGGTCGCGCTGGCCGGCCGGGCTCGGGGTGACCAGGCTGTCGCCGCCGCCGTCGTTGTTGACCACGGTCCTGGCGACGACGGCGTGGATGCGGTCGCCGTCGGCGAGGGCGCGCGTGAGGGTCTTCACGTAGAGCGCGGCGATGCCTTCGCCGCGGACGAAGCCGTTGGCGTGCCTGGAGAACGCCTTGGACCGTCCGTCGGGCGACAGGCCGCCGAAGTGGGTGAGGCCCACGGTGACATGCGGGTCCATCATGAGGTTGACGCCGCCGACGATCGCCGCGTCGACGTCACCTTGCCGCAGCGCCTGGGCGGCCAGGTGCAGCGCGACCAGCGAGGAGGAGCAGCCGGTCTCCACCGTCAGGCTGGGGCCGCGCAGTTGCAGGAAGTACGACAGCCGGGCTGCGATCACGTCGAGCGCGTTGCCGACCAGGCTGTGCGGGGTGGGCCGGGCGCCGCGGTTGATGCGCAGCAGCTCGTAGTCGTGCCACGAGGCGCCCACGTAGACGCCGGTGCGGCTGCCCGCCAGGTCGCTGGCACGCTGGCCGGCGTCCTCCATGGCCCGCCAGCCGAGTTCCAGCATGAGCCGCTGCTGCGGGTCGATCGCCGCCGCTTCGCGGGGCGAGACGCCGAAGAAGGCCGCGTCGAAGTTCTCCACGCCGTCGACGAAGCCGCCGACCGCCTGGATGTCCTTGTCGGGGTCGAGCGGGCGGCCGGTGTCCCAGCGCTGCGCGGGTACCGGGACGATCGCCTCGCGGGACTCCATGAGCAGGGTCCACAGGCTCTCGGTGTCGGGGGCTCCGGGGAATCGTCCGGCCATGCCGACGATGGCGATCAGGTCTTCCGGATCGTACGCATTATCCGCGCGCATGGGTAGCCTTTTCGTCGTGCCCGGAAATGACCGGGCGGTCGTCAACAGCCACGTGGAATCCGGGCGCACCCTGAGAAATGGCGCCCATCACTACCCTACGGAGGACTCTGCCGCCCGCAAAACCCCTGAATCGGAGCGAGCAATTCATGCGGTATAACCCCTACCAGGCGCTAGGGGTGAATCCGTCGCACGTCCTCGCTGTTTCCCGCTCATTTCATTTCCGGGGCGCGCGGGAGAGGGGCGCGCGGGAGAACAGCCGGAATTCCACAGCGCGTCCGCACGGGTATGGATGCGGACGTGCTGTGGAAGTCGGTGTGCTCCGGGCGCCCGGCCGGCCCGGGGGCCGGACCGGCGGGCGGCGTCAGGCGGAGGCCGCGGTCTCCTGCTCGGCCGCCTCGGCACCTGCGATCAGGTCCTCCATATGGAGGTTGAGCATCGGGTGCTTGCCGCTGAGACCGGAGATGAGCTGCACGAAGTTGGCGTTCGGGGTGCGCTCGTGGTCGGGGTCGACCATCTCCGAGGCCAGGCTGTAGTAGAACTCCTTGTACTTCGTGCGGTCGTAGAAGCGCTCGACGAACATCCGGATCTCGTCGAAGAAGCCCCGGTAGGCCGTCGCGTAGCGGTCCAGCGCCGCGGCCTCGATCTGCGGGTGCTTCAGGATCTGGTCGACGATCTTCGACAGCGTGCTGCCCGCCAGGGTGGCCAGCGCCACGCCGGTGGAGAACAGCGGGTCGACGAAGGCCGCCGAGTCGCCCACGCAGACCCAGCCGTTGCCGTGGAACTGGGTGCTGGTGTACGACCAGTCGCGGGCCGAGCGCCAGCCGGCCGCCTGGTTGGCGGGCGCCAGCATCTTCTTGAGCTTGGTGGACTTCTCCACCTCGGCCATGAAGAGGTCGGGCAGCTTCTCGTCGGCCTGCCCGGCCAGCGAGGACCGGGTCACGTAGCCGACGCTGATGGTGCCCTTGTCCAGCGGGATGCCCCAGAACCAGCCGTCGTCCAGGCCCTCGATGAGGATGTTGGTGTACTCGTCGCCCGCCAGCCGCTCGCAGTTGTCGAAGTACGTCCACACCGCGACGTTGCGGAGTTCCTCGTGCCAGGTGACGTCGGCGTAGCGGCGGCTGAGCAGCCGCGACTGGCCGGAGGCGTCGACCACGAGCTTGGCCTTCGCCTCGTACGGCCGGTCGGCGCCGCGCAGGGTGTAGCGCACCCCGGTGACCCGGCCGTCCTCCTCGATGGGCTCCTTGACGGTGGCGTCCTCGATGATGAAGACGCCCAGTTCGCGGGCCCGGTCCAGGATCAGCGAGTCCATGTCGGCGCGCCGGGTGTGGAAGGCGTGGGTGTAGGCGGTGCCCTCCACGAAGGAGAAGTTCCACGGGACCTGCTCGTTGCCCCAGACCAGCGTGCCGCCGTTCTTGCGCTCGAAGCCGCGCTGGTCCATGCGCTCGGTGATCCCCATTTCCTCCATGGGACGCATGAACGCGGGAATAAGCGATTCCCCGACGTGATACCTGGGGAAACGCTCGCGGTCGAGCACGAGCACCCGGTGGCCGCGTTTGGCGAGGAGTCCGCCCGTCGTCGCTCCGGCCGGCCCCCCGCCGATCACGATGACATCGAATTCTTCCGGTACCCCATAGGGATTGGGTCGCATGCGAAGACCTTCCGCTAGTCCGATCCGGTCGCGGTCCTTCTGCCGCGGTGCGGCATGTCGAGTGGTCGGTTGCGCTCATCAACCGCGGTTGCCTTCATTATTCTTGGCGCGGTCTGAGGGATTTCTATATGCCGTCTGGAACCGTGCGGGAACGCGGCGGGCCTGCCTCGGCGGAGGTCCGGCGGACGGTCAGCGACGGCCCCTGAGCCCGCGCCACGTCCTGCGCATCTTGCGTATCCGGGTGTCGGCGATGTCGTAGGCGGTGCCCGCACCGACCAGGGCGAGCAGCAGGGTGCCCGACACGGCCATCAGCGGCGGCCGGTACTCGTTGCCCTTGACGTAGGTCCACTCCGGCTCGTCCCTGGGCCGCAGGGTCAGGTCGGCCTTCGGCATCCGGTCGAGGAACGGCAGCCGCCACACACCGGGCAGGGCCGCGTAGGCGCGCATCGCCGCCTTGGTGGCCGGCAGCTTCTCGCCGTTCTCCAGCCGCCAGACGGCCCGCTCCTCAAGGCCGCGGTGCCAGTTCTCCACGATGGTGGCCACCCGCTGCGGGTCGATCCGGTGCCAGGGCGCGGACTGCGACAGGTACAGCCGCCGGCCGAGGCCCTCCCGCAGGTGCCGATGCTCGTCCTGCTCCTCGCTGGTGCGCCCGTCGGTCTCCATCAGCCAGCGGGTGGCCCGGAAGCGGCCCAGCATCGCGGCCCCGAAGACCGTCAGGTCCAGCAGGTGGTCCAGGATGAAGAACCGGCTGTCGGCGATGGCCGGGCTGTACTTGGAGTGCACCATCGAGCGCATGATCCGCCAGTCGGCGGTCAGCGAGTTGTTGACGTGGTCGATGTAGTCGGTGTCGAGCCGGCTGTCCTGCACGTCCCGCTGGGCGATGTTGGCGATGTGCCAGGAGCCCACCATGGACAGCGAGATGCCCTGGCTGTAGTACGCGTCGATGATCGAGGAGGCGTCGCCGAC from Streptomyces sp. NBC_01198 includes these protein-coding regions:
- a CDS encoding NAD(P)/FAD-dependent oxidoreductase; translated protein: MRPNPYGVPEEFDVIVIGGGPAGATTGGLLAKRGHRVLVLDRERFPRYHVGESLIPAFMRPMEEMGITERMDQRGFERKNGGTLVWGNEQVPWNFSFVEGTAYTHAFHTRRADMDSLILDRARELGVFIIEDATVKEPIEEDGRVTGVRYTLRGADRPYEAKAKLVVDASGQSRLLSRRYADVTWHEELRNVAVWTYFDNCERLAGDEYTNILIEGLDDGWFWGIPLDKGTISVGYVTRSSLAGQADEKLPDLFMAEVEKSTKLKKMLAPANQAAGWRSARDWSYTSTQFHGNGWVCVGDSAAFVDPLFSTGVALATLAGSTLSKIVDQILKHPQIEAAALDRYATAYRGFFDEIRMFVERFYDRTKYKEFYYSLASEMVDPDHERTPNANFVQLISGLSGKHPMLNLHMEDLIAGAEAAEQETAASA